A single region of the Xiphias gladius isolate SHS-SW01 ecotype Sanya breed wild chromosome 17, ASM1685928v1, whole genome shotgun sequence genome encodes:
- the caln2 gene encoding calcium-binding protein 8 isoform X1 has translation MVKSVTCLTHIHHPMPWRRPACGREKMPFHHVRAGLLYPDNYLSSSLTEGSEAFQLTSISTEELGEIREAFRVLDRDGNGFISKQELGMAMRSLGYMPSEVELAIIMQRLDMDGDGQVDFEEFMTILGPKLLSSDNREGFLGNTIDNIFWQFDMQQLSLDELKQVLFHAFRDHLTMKDIENIIITEEESLNETSGNCPEYEGVHPKKKNRQTCVRKSLICAFAMAFIISVMLIAANQMLRNGME, from the exons ATGGTCAAATCTGTCACCTgcctcacacacattcatcatcCGATGCCCTGGAGGAGACCCGCCTGTGGACG GGAGAAGATGCCATTCCACCATGTGCGGGCGGGCCTGCTCTATCCAGACAACTACCTGAGCAGCTCCCTGACAGAGGGCAGTGAAGCCTTCCAGCTCACCAGCATCTCCACAGAGGAGCTGGGAG AGATCCGTGAGGCATTTCGTGTTTTGGATCGTGATGGGAATGGTTTCATCTCCAAACAGGAGCTGGGCATGGCCATGCGCTCGCTGGGTTACATGCCTAGCGAAGTGGAGCTGGCCATCATCATGCAGAGACTGGACATGGATG gGGACGGCCAGGTGGACTTTGAGGAGTTCATGACGATACTGGGGCCTAAACTGCTGTCGTCCGACAATAGAGAAGGGTTCCTGGGTAACACCATTGATAACATTTTCTGGCAG TTTGACATGCAGCAGCTGTCTCTGGATGAGCTGAAGCAGGTGCTGTTCCACGCCTTCCGGGACCACCTGACAATGAAGGACATAGagaacatcatcatcaccgAGGAGGAGAGCCTCAACGAAACCTCAGGGAACTGCCCTGAGTATGAGGGAG TCCATCCTAAGAAGAAGAATCGGCAGACGTGCGTCAGGAAAAGCCTGATCTGCGCCTTCGCTATGGCTTTCATCATCAGTGTCATGCTTATCGCAGCCAATCAGATGCTGCGGAACGGCATGGAGTAA
- the caln2 gene encoding calcium-binding protein 8 isoform X2, with protein MPFHHVRAGLLYPDNYLSSSLTEGSEAFQLTSISTEELGEIREAFRVLDRDGNGFISKQELGMAMRSLGYMPSEVELAIIMQRLDMDGDGQVDFEEFMTILGPKLLSSDNREGFLGNTIDNIFWQFDMQQLSLDELKQVLFHAFRDHLTMKDIENIIITEEESLNETSGNCPEYEGVHPKKKNRQTCVRKSLICAFAMAFIISVMLIAANQMLRNGME; from the exons ATGCCATTCCACCATGTGCGGGCGGGCCTGCTCTATCCAGACAACTACCTGAGCAGCTCCCTGACAGAGGGCAGTGAAGCCTTCCAGCTCACCAGCATCTCCACAGAGGAGCTGGGAG AGATCCGTGAGGCATTTCGTGTTTTGGATCGTGATGGGAATGGTTTCATCTCCAAACAGGAGCTGGGCATGGCCATGCGCTCGCTGGGTTACATGCCTAGCGAAGTGGAGCTGGCCATCATCATGCAGAGACTGGACATGGATG gGGACGGCCAGGTGGACTTTGAGGAGTTCATGACGATACTGGGGCCTAAACTGCTGTCGTCCGACAATAGAGAAGGGTTCCTGGGTAACACCATTGATAACATTTTCTGGCAG TTTGACATGCAGCAGCTGTCTCTGGATGAGCTGAAGCAGGTGCTGTTCCACGCCTTCCGGGACCACCTGACAATGAAGGACATAGagaacatcatcatcaccgAGGAGGAGAGCCTCAACGAAACCTCAGGGAACTGCCCTGAGTATGAGGGAG TCCATCCTAAGAAGAAGAATCGGCAGACGTGCGTCAGGAAAAGCCTGATCTGCGCCTTCGCTATGGCTTTCATCATCAGTGTCATGCTTATCGCAGCCAATCAGATGCTGCGGAACGGCATGGAGTAA